A genomic stretch from Leptospira licerasiae serovar Varillal str. VAR 010 includes:
- a CDS encoding LA_0442/LA_0875 N-terminal domain-containing protein, translating to MKTYLKRSPLLFAFLLIPVVSLFAEMKTIYLKNGQVFRAEILQQTATSMLIKTAEGKTIQLNKSEINTVSFNEPIKLPQEEKKPVQAEQTPIPQILEVPKPKVNFHIDQLKRNDLEIYLGLGAGRYSPETQGLPVQIQNKMGLLSGTLPTVIDKPTHSPELSQTYGAIYTWKRWSGGITGSLLGNRSTYDSHSYASGMIHSSGSFPERQSALKNELSFLIFTKERFDLRPTIGYQHFWGQSQDANLSTSYYIDSGLYLYSQGVLKFNETLKGYTIGLKATLRMGERWENRLEYHNLNLSGNQNGSIQSFLAPTNLSQVALFRQGQNISWDANGFHLLYRLVYRITPTISVYAGFQFYEWKYSLNTDFQYVFSSKDGLIGVDLSNPNAYIVQQKLMEAVGKTINSESRSAILEFGMIKRFELN from the coding sequence ATGAAAACGTATCTTAAAAGGTCCCCTCTCCTATTTGCGTTCTTATTGATTCCTGTTGTTTCCCTGTTCGCGGAAATGAAAACCATCTATCTAAAAAACGGCCAGGTTTTTCGGGCTGAAATATTACAGCAGACTGCAACGAGTATGTTGATCAAAACTGCAGAAGGAAAAACGATACAACTGAATAAGTCCGAGATCAATACTGTTAGTTTTAACGAACCGATAAAACTTCCACAGGAAGAGAAAAAACCAGTTCAGGCGGAACAAACTCCTATTCCGCAAATCTTAGAAGTACCAAAGCCCAAAGTAAATTTCCATATAGATCAGTTAAAACGGAATGATTTAGAGATTTATTTAGGATTAGGGGCCGGTAGATATTCTCCGGAAACTCAAGGGTTACCGGTACAGATCCAAAACAAAATGGGACTGCTCTCCGGAACTCTTCCAACGGTAATCGATAAGCCTACACATTCCCCCGAATTATCTCAAACTTACGGAGCAATATATACATGGAAAAGATGGTCCGGAGGAATAACCGGGTCACTTCTGGGAAATAGAAGCACATACGACAGTCATTCTTATGCAAGCGGAATGATACATAGCAGTGGGAGTTTTCCGGAAAGGCAAAGTGCTTTGAAAAACGAATTGTCCTTTCTAATATTTACGAAAGAAAGATTCGATCTAAGACCCACAATCGGGTACCAACACTTCTGGGGACAATCTCAGGACGCGAATTTATCTACGTCCTATTATATCGATAGTGGCTTATATCTATATTCTCAGGGTGTATTGAAGTTCAACGAAACTCTCAAGGGGTATACGATAGGATTAAAAGCAACGCTACGTATGGGAGAGAGATGGGAAAATAGATTAGAATATCATAATTTAAATTTATCCGGGAATCAGAATGGGAGCATCCAATCATTCCTTGCCCCTACGAATCTGTCTCAGGTCGCATTATTTAGACAAGGACAGAATATCTCATGGGACGCAAATGGATTTCACCTTCTCTATCGATTAGTTTATAGGATCACTCCTACGATTTCGGTTTATGCGGGATTTCAATTCTATGAATGGAAATACAGCCTAAACACAGATTTCCAATATGTGTTCTCGTCCAAAGACGGATTGATCGGGGTCGATTTAAGCAATCCGAATGCATATATCGTACAACAGAAATTAATGGAAGCGGTAGGCAAAACGATCAATTCGGAAAGTAGATCCGCAATCTTGGAATTTGGAATGATAAAAAGATTTGAATTAAATTAG